One Bacteroidota bacterium genomic region harbors:
- a CDS encoding phage tail sheath family protein gives MATYKTPDVYVEEISVFPPSVAEVETCIPAFIGYTEKATKISNNDLINKPTRITSMLDYAQYFGGAPEVNVSSVAIDNNNNYQQATMSTSYYMYDSLRLFYANGGGDCYITSIGLYETTPSPDLAEFQNGLSAVEMVDEPTILVFPDAVSLSGDGLYTIQQAALSQANKLKDRFCVFDLAKNDAVGDTFRSKIGINYLKYGSAYTPWLNVSLSKNITYKNVKSVLSKGGSPVTLDSLTADPALKSLITDYNNLLNDINTVNGDTLAASGAYRNQVNTAIASVITTAPTPTQIQAVLEKIYDGFEKVNAWATSLTSSRLIDATTGAIRQKIQTRLNPVWTELAKLEYELDAEESAYVPQSGTTTLNNAYGWFDETTLGGLPSTTYVNGTTATDRYNSALTAAKALFNQAEAAFIEVLDAVNTLDETLENALLESFPLYKTIIQGMNDSATVMPPSGAVVGQYAATDRDRGVWKAPANVSLSSVVGPATTFTASQLDALNIDVNAGKSINAIRSFVGKGTLIWGARTLAGNDNEWRYIPVRRFFNTAEESIKKSTYWAVFEPNNGNTWIKVKGMIENYLTNKWKEGALVGAKPDEAFFVRIGLGQTMSAQDILEGYMKVEIGMAVVRPAEFIVLKFSHKLQQS, from the coding sequence ATGGCTACCTACAAAACGCCAGATGTTTACGTCGAGGAAATCTCGGTGTTCCCTCCCTCCGTTGCGGAAGTGGAGACCTGTATCCCCGCTTTTATCGGATATACAGAGAAAGCAACAAAAATCAGTAACAACGATCTGATTAACAAACCTACCCGAATCACCTCAATGCTCGACTATGCGCAGTATTTTGGCGGGGCGCCTGAGGTTAATGTATCATCTGTTGCTATTGATAACAATAACAATTACCAGCAAGCCACTATGTCAACTTCGTATTACATGTACGACAGTTTGCGCTTGTTTTATGCCAATGGCGGTGGTGATTGCTACATTACTTCAATCGGACTTTACGAAACCACACCTTCGCCCGATCTGGCTGAGTTTCAGAACGGTCTTTCAGCTGTAGAAATGGTTGATGAACCCACCATTCTTGTTTTTCCTGATGCGGTGAGTCTGTCGGGCGATGGCCTTTACACAATTCAGCAGGCAGCACTCTCACAGGCCAACAAACTCAAAGATCGTTTCTGCGTATTTGATCTGGCAAAAAACGATGCTGTTGGCGATACCTTCCGCAGCAAAATCGGTATCAACTACCTGAAATATGGTTCGGCCTACACGCCCTGGCTCAATGTAAGCCTCTCAAAAAACATCACGTACAAAAACGTGAAATCGGTACTCAGCAAAGGAGGAAGCCCTGTAACGCTCGACTCGCTTACTGCTGATCCGGCACTGAAATCTCTGATCACAGACTATAACAATCTGCTCAACGATATCAACACCGTAAACGGCGACACACTCGCTGCTTCAGGTGCATACCGCAATCAGGTTAATACTGCAATTGCCAGCGTTATAACTACTGCACCTACCCCTACACAAATTCAGGCGGTGCTGGAGAAAATTTACGACGGTTTTGAAAAAGTTAATGCCTGGGCCACATCACTCACCAGCAGCCGTCTTATCGACGCTACCACCGGTGCTATTCGTCAAAAAATCCAGACCCGCCTCAACCCGGTTTGGACAGAGCTTGCCAAACTCGAATACGAGCTTGATGCTGAAGAATCAGCGTATGTTCCTCAGTCTGGCACCACTACACTAAATAATGCTTATGGCTGGTTTGATGAAACAACCCTTGGCGGATTGCCATCAACAACTTATGTAAACGGAACCACAGCAACCGACCGTTACAATTCGGCACTTACTGCTGCCAAGGCATTGTTCAATCAGGCCGAAGCTGCATTTATTGAAGTGCTTGATGCGGTGAACACACTCGACGAGACTCTCGAAAACGCGCTGCTTGAATCATTCCCGCTGTATAAAACAATCATTCAGGGAATGAATGATTCGGCAACCGTAATGCCCCCCTCCGGTGCTGTTGTGGGCCAGTATGCAGCTACCGACCGCGACCGCGGCGTGTGGAAGGCTCCCGCCAACGTAAGCCTTTCATCTGTTGTTGGCCCGGCTACCACCTTTACCGCTTCACAGCTTGATGCATTGAACATTGATGTAAATGCTGGTAAATCAATCAACGCCATCCGCTCGTTTGTAGGCAAAGGCACACTCATCTGGGGTGCGCGTACACTGGCCGGCAACGACAACGAATGGCGTTACATTCCGGTTCGCCGCTTCTTCAACACCGCCGAAGAATCGATCAAGAAATCGACCTACTGGGCTGTGTTTGAGCCGAACAACGGCAACACCTGGATTAAGGTGAAAGGTATGATTGAGAATTACCTCACCAACAAATGGAAAGAAGGTGCACTGGTAGGTGCCAAGCCCGATGAAGCATTTTTTGTGCGTATTGGTCTGGGACAAACCATGAGTGCCCAGGATATCCTTGAGGGTTACATGAAGGTGGAAATCGGCATGGCTGTAGTTCGCCCGGCAGAATTCATCGTCCTCAAATTCTCTCACAAACTCCAGCAGTCGTAA
- a CDS encoding phage tail protein, whose product MANKYPLAVFHFRVDWGSASISFTEVSGLTQELQAIEYRTGDLPEYSSIKMPGMRKYNNITLKRGLTKGNNEFFTWLNSVKLNEIERRDITINLLNEKHEPVVIWKVQNAFPVKLEGPGLKATGNEVAIESMELAHEGLTVEFA is encoded by the coding sequence ATGGCAAATAAATATCCGCTGGCTGTGTTCCACTTCCGTGTCGATTGGGGAAGTGCCAGCATCAGCTTCACCGAAGTATCAGGTCTTACACAGGAACTTCAGGCCATTGAATACCGCACCGGCGATCTGCCGGAGTATTCATCCATCAAAATGCCGGGTATGCGCAAGTACAACAACATTACCCTTAAGCGCGGACTTACCAAAGGCAACAACGAGTTTTTTACCTGGCTCAATTCCGTTAAACTGAACGAAATTGAACGCCGCGACATCACCATCAACCTGCTCAACGAAAAACACGAGCCGGTGGTGATCTGGAAAGTGCAAAATGCGTTCCCGGTAAAACTCGAAGGCCCCGGCCTGAAAGCCACTGGTAACGAAGTCGCCATCGAATCGATGGAACTTGCCCACGAAGGTTTAACTGTTGAATTCGCATAA
- a CDS encoding phage tail protein: MANRKNPNYYPPVNFHFKVELISDESGTTMAEVSFSEVGGLSMELGVEELSEGGENRYTHRLPTKSKFGNLSLKRGMLRGDSEVVKWVMDAISNHKFSTCTVYVSLLNFNHEPVRTWKFVKAWPLKWVTADLKATDNAIVIETFDLAYAYFTIDNPKESSTRPSAQTRTNERQ, from the coding sequence GTGGCCAACAGAAAAAATCCGAATTATTATCCGCCTGTTAACTTCCATTTCAAGGTGGAACTCATCTCCGACGAATCCGGCACTACAATGGCCGAGGTCTCGTTTTCGGAAGTGGGTGGCCTGAGCATGGAACTTGGCGTGGAGGAATTGTCGGAAGGCGGTGAAAACCGATATACACACCGCCTTCCGACTAAATCAAAATTCGGAAATCTCAGCCTCAAACGCGGTATGTTGCGCGGCGACTCGGAAGTGGTGAAATGGGTTATGGATGCCATAAGCAACCATAAATTTTCAACCTGCACCGTGTACGTGTCGCTGCTCAACTTCAATCACGAGCCGGTAAGAACATGGAAGTTTGTAAAGGCATGGCCCCTGAAATGGGTAACTGCTGATCTGAAAGCCACCGACAACGCCATTGTGATTGAAACATTTGACCTCGCCTACGCCTACTTTACAATCGATAATCCGAAAGAGTCGAGCACACGCCCCTCTGCACAAACACGCACAAACGAAAGGCAATGA
- the vgrG gene encoding type VI secretion system tip protein VgrG, giving the protein MSNENQRVIPTPKPNDLSTFDIKLGGSDMKPEYKVTSIDIGKVYNKISYARITLSDGDPATQTFAISDSDDFKPGQEIEIQLGYHGENETVFKGIILGHGVRIRNNKGNFLLIEARDKAIKLTGARKSAYFYEQKDSEIIEQLASGAGLQTDVEATGVKHKEMVQYHVSDWDFLLARAEACGLLVLTDDGKLIAKKADTSGEIALQLEFGATMLEFEATMDAETQVKAIKSKTWNFSDQELVETEGSDPSVNGNGNLDAAALADVMGIDPMPLLHPGKFEEQELKDWIDARTVRHKLARICGHARFQGLGSMKPGQMIDLKGVGDRFNGKAFVTGIRHQVNGTNWTTDLQFGFSERGFAEQFELADRKASGMLPGVNGLHVGLVTKLGSDPDGEDRIQVKMPLLDNAAEGIWARVSTPDGGNKRGIFFRPEVGDEVLLGFLNDDPRQPVVLGMLNSKKMPAPVTADSDDNHIKGIYTRSEMKFFFDDEKKIITLETPGKQTVVIDDDKGAITLTDKTGNIVEMSDKGITFTSKKDIILDAASGDIKMSATNIKAEASAQLTAKGSAGAEVSAGGNMVVKGAMVQIN; this is encoded by the coding sequence ATGAGTAACGAGAATCAAAGGGTAATACCCACACCTAAGCCGAATGACCTTTCCACGTTTGATATCAAACTGGGAGGAAGCGATATGAAGCCTGAATACAAGGTAACTTCTATCGACATTGGAAAGGTGTACAATAAAATCTCGTATGCCCGCATTACACTCAGCGATGGCGATCCGGCCACGCAAACATTTGCGATCAGTGACTCGGATGACTTCAAGCCCGGACAGGAAATTGAAATTCAACTGGGCTATCATGGCGAAAACGAAACTGTATTTAAGGGAATTATTCTCGGACACGGAGTACGCATTCGCAACAACAAGGGCAATTTTCTGCTCATCGAAGCCCGCGATAAAGCAATTAAGCTTACCGGTGCACGAAAAAGTGCTTATTTCTACGAACAGAAAGACAGTGAAATAATTGAACAGCTTGCTTCCGGCGCCGGCCTGCAAACTGATGTGGAAGCCACCGGCGTGAAGCACAAAGAAATGGTACAGTACCACGTATCAGACTGGGATTTCCTGCTGGCACGTGCAGAAGCATGCGGATTGCTTGTGCTCACCGACGACGGTAAGCTGATAGCGAAGAAAGCAGACACCTCAGGCGAAATTGCACTTCAACTCGAATTCGGAGCCACCATGCTTGAATTTGAAGCCACAATGGATGCCGAAACGCAGGTGAAAGCCATAAAAAGTAAAACCTGGAATTTCTCCGATCAGGAGCTGGTGGAAACAGAAGGCAGCGACCCCTCGGTAAACGGAAACGGAAACCTCGACGCTGCTGCACTGGCCGATGTGATGGGAATTGACCCGATGCCATTGCTGCATCCCGGAAAGTTTGAAGAACAGGAACTGAAAGACTGGATTGATGCACGTACTGTGAGGCATAAGCTGGCCCGTATTTGCGGACATGCCCGTTTTCAGGGACTGGGAAGCATGAAACCGGGACAAATGATTGACCTCAAAGGCGTGGGCGACCGTTTTAACGGCAAAGCTTTTGTAACCGGCATCCGTCATCAGGTAAACGGCACAAACTGGACAACCGACTTGCAGTTTGGTTTCTCAGAACGTGGCTTTGCCGAACAGTTTGAACTGGCCGACCGAAAAGCATCGGGTATGTTGCCGGGTGTAAACGGACTGCATGTGGGCCTGGTGACCAAGCTCGGCAGTGATCCGGATGGAGAAGACCGCATACAGGTGAAAATGCCGTTGCTCGACAATGCCGCTGAAGGGATATGGGCGCGCGTTTCCACGCCCGACGGAGGAAACAAACGCGGTATTTTCTTCCGCCCTGAAGTGGGCGACGAAGTACTGCTCGGATTCCTTAACGATGATCCCCGACAGCCGGTGGTGCTGGGCATGCTCAACAGCAAAAAGATGCCCGCACCCGTTACTGCCGACAGCGACGATAATCACATCAAAGGTATTTACACCCGCAGTGAGATGAAATTCTTTTTCGACGACGAAAAAAAAATCATCACACTCGAAACACCCGGCAAGCAAACCGTGGTGATAGACGACGACAAAGGCGCCATTACGCTCACCGACAAAACAGGAAACATTGTGGAGATGAGCGACAAGGGCATCACATTTACAAGTAAAAAAGACATCATTCTTGATGCCGCCTCGGGCGATATTAAGATGAGTGCCACAAATATTAAAGCAGAAGCCTCTGCACAGCTTACCGCCAAAGGAAGCGCAGGTGCCGAAGTTTCGGCCGGCGGAAATATGGTGGTTAAAGGTGCAATGGTTCAGATAAACTGA
- a CDS encoding PAAR domain-containing protein codes for MAMAARVGDMHVCPMVTGTVPHVGGPVMPPGAPTVMIGGMPAAVVGGMCTCTGPPDTIAKGSATVMIGGQPAARMGDTTAHGGSIVVGCPTVMIGG; via the coding sequence ATGGCAATGGCTGCAAGAGTGGGCGATATGCACGTATGCCCGATGGTTACCGGAACTGTGCCTCACGTAGGCGGCCCGGTTATGCCCCCGGGGGCGCCAACGGTTATGATTGGCGGTATGCCCGCTGCCGTAGTAGGCGGTATGTGTACATGCACCGGCCCGCCAGATACCATTGCTAAAGGTTCGGCAACGGTAATGATTGGCGGACAACCCGCGGCACGCATGGGCGATACCACCGCTCACGGCGGAAGCATTGTAGTAGGTTGTCCGACAGTAATGATTGGCGGTTAA
- a CDS encoding GPW/gp25 family protein has translation MNTYDVNYDFLGTGWSFPPTFNQVAGDVQLTSMLDDIKSSLHILLSTSINERIMQPDYGCNLNRFLFEPMDSNLISYMEKMIKDAIFYHEARIRPEKIVIDSEFYLEGKIIITVEFTVSATNSRYNFVYPYYLNEGNGVSR, from the coding sequence ATGAATACCTACGATGTGAATTACGACTTTCTGGGAACCGGCTGGAGTTTCCCGCCCACCTTTAACCAGGTGGCCGGCGATGTGCAGCTTACTTCCATGCTCGACGATATTAAATCGAGCTTGCATATCCTGCTGTCAACCTCAATAAACGAACGAATTATGCAGCCCGACTATGGCTGCAACCTGAACCGGTTTCTGTTTGAACCTATGGACAGCAACCTGATCAGCTACATGGAGAAAATGATTAAGGATGCCATATTCTATCACGAAGCACGCATCCGTCCCGAAAAGATTGTCATTGACTCCGAGTTTTACCTCGAAGGTAAAATTATCATTACGGTAGAGTTTACGGTTTCTGCCACCAACTCACGATATAATTTCGTTTACCCCTATTACCTCAACGAAGGCAACGGCGTAAGCCGCTGA
- a CDS encoding baseplate J/gp47 family protein, which translates to MSEIDHNCGCEVKNPLQRDGTSQAERLLKALDPTYVQVDERNIDDLLRFALKYAEKLNFYNEGNQLNGNWYNFLAKDVSVLCANISGTNLDQLVKDFRSAFQKLDLLAQLNAPSPAEITEAKTTYLSLYKPVIDLINLLGQWHDLCDEKLTLRSDLSLYFTSVFSEGFSRFRNIDAAAANPLYDLLPEPPPPGVSSWAVNGLSINSDWLTQINTTPVTPNFDIFVGLSPAQKHKCTLAAAYFIRGIFDEFYMALLNIISRAPEYLLKSLEAFPYHKAQAGLFLAFLQLFGYAQKHINKITRRHLDFYFDRVLKLERKPAVADSVHLIFELAANVAQFEIKEDTLLKAGKDALGKPLSYGTDDTLVFNKAQATEFKSIYIQRYKPSDGIERTALFASPVANSANGLGAALDTALPQWEAFGSPQLSLETGFTPAFSMPDATVGFAIASPQLILREGERKIIVTVTLKNNLSGFPASPPASAFNFQITTAKSWFTFDAVANPATVDIDYVAGSRKLIFTLTLLNDDPATSAWNSKVHGGTYSSSLWPVMRVTLNNNIANGNIWQLLQNAEPESVNVTVEVKNLQSIIIQNDAAKGDPAKPFQPFGVQAPRGAAFYIGSDEILYKSIYELNVTVDWHETPELQFKDHYQHYFSVPATTSPTAAAVTVLGGNNPFANNQSVLATVSYLSGRVWKKPDVQNLPTPGPGIARVINNTNDVQVTLFQNTATDLHTFSFQSSNPATQRPIFNADLPDPDQFEELKEFTTTTQRGFIRLQLGNLDFQHNKYAAALMRAAQLNSTPGTPQIARINPPYTPIFKSISASYKSGRNLNTTHDQFYLVHPFGEERVTFDANGSFVSTTAINTPPEEAGAFRSASNPAIMADPGDAEIAEVVGSGKASSRCLVPKYTINESIDTRPEPIARRLEGMLFIGLKGLNPQESVSMLVQTVDDSADPNQNQPEVHWSYLRNNEWVALDQSMLISDTTNGFINSGLIELSIPEDASNTNSILTNGLHWLRAATVLKEDPVIDAPVLTLPGSTSALSNVLNIHTQAIKASFRNNNNDPEHLREALPAATISKLENSNSAIKSVSQPYASFGGKLSEAGNEYYRRVSERLRHKGRAITIWDYERLVLENFPSIYKVKCINHMRHRIINNEACFNQMAGGGVTVIVVSNLRNQNLVNPLQPTTSTATREEIRLMLKKRNSRFADVSVINPVYEEVQVHFKVYFGKKWSSDKGYYSSLLNEDIKKFLSPWAYAEGTDIRFGGKLHASYILNFIEEREYVDYITDFKMYRAENGEVPANSQPLEEISASQVYSILVSAPNHIISY; encoded by the coding sequence ATGAGCGAAATCGACCATAACTGTGGCTGTGAAGTAAAAAACCCGTTGCAACGCGACGGAACCAGCCAGGCCGAACGCCTGCTAAAGGCGCTTGACCCGACATACGTGCAGGTTGACGAACGTAATATCGATGACCTGCTGCGATTCGCACTGAAATACGCGGAGAAACTCAATTTTTATAACGAAGGGAATCAGTTGAACGGCAACTGGTATAACTTCCTGGCGAAAGACGTGTCGGTACTTTGTGCAAACATTAGCGGCACCAACCTCGATCAGCTGGTGAAAGACTTCCGCAGCGCATTCCAGAAATTGGATTTGCTTGCACAGCTCAATGCACCTTCTCCGGCCGAAATTACGGAAGCGAAAACCACCTACCTCTCGCTTTATAAACCTGTAATTGATCTGATCAACCTGCTGGGACAGTGGCACGACCTGTGCGACGAAAAGCTGACCCTGCGTTCGGACCTTTCGCTCTATTTCACATCTGTGTTCAGCGAAGGATTCAGTCGTTTCCGAAACATTGATGCCGCTGCAGCCAATCCGCTCTATGATCTTTTACCCGAACCTCCCCCACCGGGAGTAAGCTCATGGGCTGTAAACGGACTTTCAATCAACTCCGACTGGCTGACCCAGATCAATACAACACCTGTAACACCAAACTTCGACATTTTCGTTGGGCTTTCGCCTGCTCAAAAGCATAAATGCACACTCGCAGCGGCTTATTTCATCAGAGGTATTTTTGATGAATTCTACATGGCCCTGCTCAATATTATTTCGCGGGCTCCTGAATACCTGCTCAAGAGTCTTGAAGCGTTTCCCTACCACAAAGCGCAGGCGGGTTTGTTTCTTGCTTTTTTGCAATTGTTTGGCTACGCACAAAAGCACATCAATAAAATTACCCGCCGCCATCTTGATTTCTATTTTGACCGCGTACTTAAACTCGAACGCAAACCGGCAGTAGCCGACAGTGTTCATCTTATTTTTGAACTGGCAGCCAATGTGGCACAGTTTGAAATTAAAGAAGACACATTGCTCAAAGCCGGTAAAGATGCTTTAGGCAAACCACTTTCATACGGCACCGACGATACGCTGGTATTTAACAAAGCACAGGCTACTGAGTTCAAAAGCATTTACATCCAGCGTTACAAACCCTCAGACGGTATTGAACGTACAGCCTTGTTTGCCTCACCTGTAGCGAATTCGGCAAACGGACTTGGTGCCGCATTAGATACTGCATTGCCGCAATGGGAAGCTTTCGGCTCACCACAACTGTCGCTGGAAACCGGCTTTACACCTGCGTTCAGCATGCCCGATGCCACAGTAGGTTTTGCCATTGCATCGCCACAATTAATTTTGCGCGAGGGTGAACGAAAAATTATTGTTACCGTTACCCTCAAAAATAATCTCTCTGGGTTTCCTGCTTCGCCTCCGGCATCGGCATTCAATTTTCAGATTACTACCGCCAAATCGTGGTTTACTTTCGATGCAGTAGCCAACCCTGCTACGGTGGATATTGACTATGTGGCGGGCAGCCGGAAACTCATCTTCACCCTTACCCTGCTCAACGATGATCCGGCAACCTCGGCCTGGAACAGCAAAGTGCATGGCGGCACCTACTCATCGTCGCTCTGGCCAGTGATGCGGGTAACGCTGAACAACAACATCGCAAACGGAAACATCTGGCAGCTTCTTCAGAATGCCGAGCCCGAAAGTGTGAATGTAACTGTGGAGGTAAAAAATCTGCAAAGCATCATTATTCAGAATGATGCGGCCAAAGGCGATCCGGCCAAACCTTTCCAGCCCTTTGGTGTTCAGGCCCCGCGCGGTGCCGCATTTTACATTGGCAGCGATGAAATTTTATACAAAAGTATTTACGAACTCAATGTAACGGTTGACTGGCACGAAACTCCTGAGCTTCAGTTTAAGGATCATTATCAGCATTATTTCAGTGTGCCGGCCACCACTTCGCCTACTGCAGCTGCGGTAACCGTGTTAGGTGGCAATAACCCGTTTGCGAATAATCAGTCGGTACTGGCTACGGTAAGTTATCTCTCCGGACGTGTGTGGAAAAAACCCGATGTACAAAATTTACCCACACCAGGACCCGGAATTGCCAGAGTGATAAATAATACCAATGATGTGCAGGTAACCCTGTTTCAGAATACCGCCACCGATCTTCATACCTTTTCCTTCCAGTCGTCGAATCCGGCAACACAAAGACCCATTTTCAATGCTGATTTACCGGATCCCGATCAGTTTGAAGAACTGAAAGAATTTACCACCACTACACAGCGCGGTTTTATTCGTTTGCAGTTAGGCAATCTGGATTTTCAGCACAACAAGTATGCTGCCGCACTGATGCGTGCCGCGCAATTAAACAGCACGCCCGGCACACCACAAATTGCACGTATAAATCCGCCTTACACCCCCATTTTTAAATCCATCAGCGCCTCCTACAAATCAGGACGCAACCTGAATACCACACACGATCAGTTTTACCTTGTTCATCCGTTTGGCGAGGAGCGCGTTACGTTCGACGCAAACGGCTCTTTTGTATCCACAACGGCCATCAATACGCCGCCCGAAGAAGCCGGTGCTTTTCGCAGTGCATCCAATCCAGCCATTATGGCCGATCCGGGCGATGCGGAAATAGCCGAAGTAGTGGGAAGCGGAAAAGCATCCAGTCGTTGTCTTGTACCCAAGTACACCATTAACGAAAGCATAGACACAAGGCCGGAACCGATAGCGCGCAGACTGGAAGGCATGTTGTTTATCGGGCTCAAAGGCTTGAATCCACAGGAAAGTGTATCAATGCTTGTACAAACGGTTGACGATAGTGCCGATCCCAACCAGAACCAGCCTGAAGTACACTGGAGCTACCTGCGAAACAATGAATGGGTTGCCCTTGATCAGTCGATGCTCATTTCCGATACCACCAACGGCTTCATCAACAGCGGCCTAATCGAACTGAGCATACCCGAAGACGCCAGCAACACCAACTCCATACTTACCAATGGTTTGCACTGGCTGCGGGCTGCCACCGTGCTCAAGGAAGATCCGGTAATTGATGCACCTGTACTTACACTGCCCGGTTCCACCAGTGCGCTGAGTAATGTACTAAACATACACACCCAGGCCATAAAAGCCAGTTTCCGAAACAACAACAACGATCCCGAGCACCTGCGTGAGGCCCTGCCGGCTGCCACCATCTCGAAACTCGAAAACAGCAACTCGGCTATTAAATCAGTAAGCCAGCCCTACGCTTCATTTGGCGGTAAACTCAGCGAAGCCGGAAATGAATACTACCGCCGTGTCAGCGAACGTTTGCGCCATAAAGGCCGCGCCATTACCATCTGGGATTACGAACGCCTTGTGCTCGAAAACTTCCCTTCAATTTATAAGGTGAAATGTATTAACCACATGCGTCACCGCATCATCAACAACGAAGCCTGCTTCAACCAAATGGCCGGAGGCGGTGTAACAGTTATTGTGGTGTCGAACCTGCGCAACCAAAATCTGGTAAATCCGCTTCAACCCACTACCAGTACAGCCACGCGCGAAGAAATCAGACTCATGCTGAAAAAACGGAATTCGCGTTTTGCCGATGTAAGTGTGATTAATCCGGTGTACGAGGAAGTACAGGTACATTTCAAAGTGTATTTCGGAAAAAAATGGAGCAGTGATAAAGGTTATTACAGTTCACTGCTCAACGAAGACATTAAGAAATTCCTCTCGCCCTGGGCTTATGCCGAAGGCACCGACATCCGCTTCGGAGGTAAACTGCACGCATCATACATCCTTAATTTCATTGAGGAACGCGAATACGTGGATTATATCACCGATTTCAAAATGTACAGAGCCGAAAATGGTGAAGTACCTGCAAATAGTCAGCCGCTCGAAGAAATAAGCGCATCACAGGTATATTCCATTCTTGTATCAGCTCCTAATCATATTATCTCGTATTGA
- a CDS encoding ATP-binding protein — protein MVSNDPISLNARTLERELAWFAEVLDARLRLHFNQECAFTDISEITAPDPVHPESMYAGIVTHYQMTTEERLILLLALVPHIRPQLLDVFFVKNGNMDRGFTEFGGLRPNNHSGLLPTGETALFLLAGEDLERRFAFQYLFDGEHFFAQHSILKLDPAHPGEPPLSGLLSVTREIVDFVTLGHARRPTFDREFPAKRLSTPMDWNDLVLDATCMEQIDEIKSWIDYEHTIMNEWGLRKTLKPGYRALFYGPPGTGKTLTACLLGSLTKRDVYRVDLSMVVSKYIGETEKNLSRVFEQAENKNWLLFFDEADSLFGKRTKVEDAHDRYANQEVSYLLQRIEDFQGVIILASNFKSNMDDAFTRRFQTVVHFPMPRPAERLILWEKAFPPAMELSPEVNLRAIADRYEIAGGAITNVVRYCAMAALRRGGNTVTMADIDEGIRREFRKEGKSV, from the coding sequence ATGGTGAGCAACGACCCCATCTCCCTCAACGCACGTACACTCGAACGCGAGCTGGCGTGGTTTGCCGAAGTGCTCGACGCACGCCTGCGCCTGCATTTTAATCAGGAATGCGCATTTACCGACATTTCCGAAATTACTGCGCCCGATCCGGTACATCCCGAATCCATGTATGCCGGTATTGTTACGCATTACCAGATGACAACGGAGGAAAGACTGATCTTGCTCCTTGCACTGGTTCCGCATATCCGTCCGCAACTGCTTGATGTGTTTTTTGTAAAAAACGGCAACATGGACCGCGGCTTTACCGAGTTTGGCGGTTTGCGGCCGAACAACCACAGCGGACTGCTGCCCACCGGCGAAACCGCGCTGTTTCTGCTTGCCGGCGAAGACCTTGAGCGCCGCTTTGCATTTCAGTATTTGTTTGATGGCGAACACTTCTTTGCGCAGCACAGCATTCTCAAACTCGATCCGGCTCATCCCGGCGAACCACCGCTTAGCGGGCTGCTCAGCGTAACACGCGAAATTGTGGACTTTGTAACCCTCGGCCATGCCCGCCGCCCCACATTCGACCGTGAGTTCCCGGCCAAACGCCTTTCCACACCCATGGACTGGAACGATCTTGTGCTTGATGCTACCTGCATGGAACAGATCGACGAGATTAAATCGTGGATTGATTACGAACATACCATTATGAATGAGTGGGGCCTGCGCAAAACACTCAAGCCGGGATACCGCGCATTGTTTTACGGCCCGCCCGGAACGGGTAAAACACTCACCGCCTGTTTGCTCGGAAGCCTTACCAAACGCGATGTGTACAGGGTTGACCTTTCTATGGTGGTGAGCAAATACATTGGTGAAACCGAAAAAAATCTTTCACGTGTATTTGAGCAGGCCGAAAACAAAAACTGGCTCCTCTTCTTCGACGAGGCCGATTCGCTTTTTGGCAAACGCACCAAAGTGGAAGATGCACACGACCGTTACGCCAACCAGGAAGTAAGTTACCTGCTGCAGCGCATTGAAGATTTTCAGGGCGTTATCATTCTCGCCTCCAACTTCAAAAGCAATATGGACGATGCGTTTACACGCCGCTTCCAGACTGTAGTGCATTTCCCCATGCCCCGCCCTGCCGAACGTTTGATACTCTGGGAAAAAGCGTTTCCGCCGGCAATGGAGTTAAGTCCCGAAGTAAATCTCCGCGCCATTGCCGACCGGTATGAAATTGCCGGCGGTGCCATTACCAACGTGGTGCGTTATTGTGCTATGGCCGCACTTCGCAGAGGTGGCAATACGGTGACAATGGCTGATATTGACGAAGGCATACGCCGTGAATTCCGCAAGGAAGGAAAATCAGTTTAA